One segment of Methanobrevibacter wolinii SH DNA contains the following:
- a CDS encoding redox-regulated ATPase YchF, with translation MLQIAVTGKPNVGKSSFFNSATASKVEMANYPFTTIDANIAIGHVIGTCPCKELGVTCNPRNSDCKDGKRIIPVELIDVAGLVPGAHEGKGLGNKFLDDLMQAKVLIHVIDASGSTDAEGNPVDPGSHDPLDDIDFMENEIVMWLYGILNRNWVRLTRKIGAEHLDVAHVIFDQLSGTGVTIEDVIEAKRKMDPDYTNWEEEDLIELSRNILHLAKPMIIIANKADLPTSGENIKRLQEKYPHVIPTSAESELALVRAAESGLIKYISGDSSFEIIEEDKLSKKQKLALDYIQTNILDVYGSTGIQKALNTAVFDLLDMIVVYPVQDEHKYSDQKGNILPDAILVKRGATPQELAYVIHTDIGDKFLYAIDARKNMRIASDYELVDGDIISIVTT, from the coding sequence ATGCTACAAATTGCTGTTACAGGAAAACCAAATGTAGGAAAATCATCATTCTTTAATTCAGCTACAGCATCTAAAGTTGAAATGGCAAATTACCCTTTTACAACTATTGATGCAAACATAGCTATTGGTCATGTTATTGGAACATGTCCTTGTAAAGAACTTGGTGTAACATGTAATCCTAGAAATTCAGATTGTAAAGATGGAAAAAGAATTATACCTGTAGAACTTATTGATGTTGCAGGTTTAGTACCTGGAGCACATGAAGGTAAAGGTTTAGGTAATAAATTTTTAGATGATTTAATGCAAGCAAAAGTATTGATTCATGTAATTGATGCTTCTGGTTCTACAGATGCTGAAGGAAATCCAGTTGACCCTGGATCTCATGATCCATTAGATGATATTGATTTCATGGAAAATGAGATTGTAATGTGGTTATATGGAATTTTAAATAGAAATTGGGTAAGACTTACACGTAAAATAGGTGCTGAACATTTAGATGTTGCACATGTAATATTTGACCAATTATCTGGTACTGGCGTTACAATAGAGGATGTAATTGAAGCAAAAAGAAAAATGGATCCTGATTATACTAATTGGGAAGAAGAAGATTTAATTGAACTTTCACGTAATATTTTACACCTTGCAAAACCTATGATTATTATTGCAAATAAAGCAGATTTACCTACTTCAGGTGAAAATATTAAAAGACTTCAAGAAAAATATCCTCATGTTATTCCAACAAGTGCTGAATCAGAACTTGCTCTTGTTAGAGCTGCAGAATCTGGCCTTATAAAATATATCTCAGGAGATTCTTCATTTGAAATTATTGAAGAAGATAAACTTTCTAAAAAACAAAAATTAGCACTTGATTATATTCAAACTAATATTTTAGATGTTTATGGAAGTACAGGTATTCAAAAAGCATTAAATACAGCTGTATTTGATTTACTTGATATGATTGTTGTTTATCCTGTTCAAGACGAACATAAATATTCAGATCAAAAAGGTAATATTTTACCTGATGCAATACTTGTTAAAAGAGGTGCAACTCCTCAAGAACTTGCATATGTTATCCATACAGATATTGGTGATAAATTTTTATATGCAATTGATGCAAGAAAAAATATGAGAATAGCTAGTGATTATGAACTTGTTGATGGAGACATTATAAGTATTGTAACTACTTAA
- the leuS gene encoding leucine--tRNA ligase: MSENIEKKWQKKWQDAKLFESDPNDKEKLYITVAFPYPSGAMHVGHGRTYTVPDVYARFKRMEGYNVLFPMAWHVTGAPVIGIADRIQRKDPWTLDLYEHVHKVPKDKLPELADPINIVKYFSTEYHNVMNKMGYSIDWRREFRTIDPTYQKFVTWQANTLYKKGLIKQGEHPVKYCPHDKNPVGDHDLLEGEGVGVNELTLLKFKCEDITLVTATLRPETIFGATNLWLNPEVHYILVEVEKGQSKGEKWVMSDDAYYNISNQKELKVIKDINPEELIGKMVENPLSHEKLPIFPASFVSSEYGSGVVFSEPADAPADYIALQDLKQNKELIEKYNIAEIVEKVEPINVVSVKGYGDIPAKEIIEKLQITNQNDSKVHEATEELYKTEHSKGYLSQRFPKYGGKKVAYVRDEVKEDLVKENIADIIYDFAERPVICRCGNRCVVKIMDDQWFMKYSDEEWTKKAKECLEGETVIPGEIKANFDYYLGWLQDWACSRRVGLGTRVPWDKKWLIEPLTDSTIYMSYYTIAKYLRDMDPELLNDAFFDKVFLNIDSDDIKVEPELVDKIQKEFNYWYPLDWRLSAKDLVGNHLSFLMFAHTAIFPKAKWPKGTVVFGMGLLEGNKMSSSKGNVILLDDAINEYSADVVRLFLMSSAEPWQDFDWREKEVKGTQRRLQWFRDFAAKVNQINGGNLNLSNIPEVEVKTNISKWIIAKLNQHIKNSTEALEVFQTRKASQEALFLLKKDVDHYMYRVQHIINDDDEEVKYVLSTLIKDWIKILAPFTPHTCEELWNKYGGEGFVSEASWPEYDDSLIDEEIEKSEELIQNLVKDINEIKKMVDEDVNKIHIYLAPKWKWDLYEIADEIGKPDIGQMMGKAIKANIYSDKKEIANTAKKISREMTKTKYIGKIDEAAILNDSKAYLEEECGSEVIIHTDDSYDPQNKARNAMPYKPAIFLE, from the coding sequence TTATATATTACTGTAGCATTTCCATATCCAAGTGGAGCAATGCATGTAGGACATGGAAGAACATATACAGTTCCTGATGTATATGCAAGATTTAAAAGAATGGAAGGATATAATGTATTGTTCCCTATGGCATGGCATGTAACTGGAGCTCCAGTTATTGGAATTGCAGATAGAATTCAAAGAAAAGATCCTTGGACTTTAGATTTATATGAACATGTACATAAAGTACCTAAAGATAAATTACCTGAACTTGCAGATCCTATTAATATTGTCAAATATTTCAGTACAGAATACCACAATGTTATGAATAAAATGGGATATTCAATTGATTGGAGAAGAGAATTTAGAACTATTGATCCAACTTATCAGAAATTTGTAACTTGGCAAGCTAATACTCTTTATAAAAAAGGATTAATTAAACAAGGGGAACATCCAGTAAAATATTGTCCACATGATAAAAACCCAGTAGGAGATCACGACCTTCTTGAAGGTGAAGGTGTTGGAGTAAATGAACTTACTTTATTAAAGTTCAAATGTGAAGATATAACTCTTGTTACAGCAACCTTACGTCCAGAAACTATTTTTGGTGCAACTAATTTATGGTTAAACCCAGAAGTCCATTATATTTTAGTTGAAGTTGAAAAAGGACAATCTAAAGGTGAAAAATGGGTAATGTCTGATGATGCATATTACAATATTTCAAATCAGAAAGAACTTAAAGTAATTAAAGATATAAACCCTGAAGAATTAATTGGAAAAATGGTTGAAAACCCATTAAGTCATGAAAAACTTCCAATATTCCCTGCTAGTTTTGTAAGCTCTGAATATGGTAGTGGAGTAGTATTTTCAGAACCTGCTGATGCACCAGCAGATTATATTGCACTTCAAGACTTAAAACAGAATAAAGAATTAATTGAAAAATATAATATTGCAGAAATCGTTGAAAAAGTAGAACCAATTAATGTTGTAAGTGTTAAAGGATATGGTGATATTCCTGCAAAAGAAATTATAGAAAAACTTCAAATTACAAATCAAAATGATTCTAAAGTACATGAAGCAACTGAAGAATTATATAAAACTGAACATAGTAAAGGATATCTTAGTCAACGTTTCCCTAAATATGGTGGTAAAAAAGTTGCATATGTAAGAGATGAAGTTAAAGAAGATCTTGTTAAAGAGAATATTGCAGATATTATTTATGACTTTGCAGAAAGACCTGTAATATGTAGATGTGGTAATCGTTGTGTAGTTAAAATCATGGATGACCAATGGTTTATGAAATATTCTGATGAAGAATGGACTAAAAAAGCTAAAGAATGTCTTGAAGGAGAAACTGTTATTCCTGGAGAAATAAAAGCAAACTTTGATTACTATCTTGGATGGTTACAAGATTGGGCATGTTCAAGAAGAGTAGGTCTTGGAACTAGAGTACCATGGGATAAAAAATGGTTAATTGAACCACTTACAGATTCTACAATTTACATGTCTTATTATACTATTGCAAAATACCTTAGAGATATGGATCCAGAATTGTTAAATGATGCATTCTTTGATAAAGTATTTTTAAATATAGATTCTGATGATATTAAAGTAGAACCAGAATTAGTTGATAAAATACAAAAAGAATTTAATTATTGGTATCCATTAGATTGGAGGTTATCTGCAAAAGATTTAGTTGGAAACCATTTAAGTTTCTTAATGTTTGCACATACTGCAATCTTCCCTAAAGCAAAATGGCCTAAAGGAACTGTAGTATTTGGTATGGGACTTCTTGAAGGAAATAAAATGTCTTCATCAAAAGGAAATGTTATTTTACTTGATGATGCAATAAATGAATATTCTGCTGATGTTGTAAGATTATTCTTAATGTCTTCAGCTGAACCATGGCAAGATTTTGATTGGAGAGAAAAAGAGGTTAAAGGAACTCAAAGAAGACTTCAATGGTTTAGAGATTTTGCAGCTAAAGTAAATCAAATCAATGGAGGAAATCTTAATTTATCTAATATTCCTGAAGTGGAAGTTAAAACAAATATTAGTAAATGGATTATTGCAAAATTAAACCAACATATTAAAAACTCTACAGAAGCATTAGAAGTATTCCAAACAAGAAAAGCTTCACAAGAAGCACTTTTCTTACTTAAAAAAGATGTAGATCATTATATGTACAGAGTACAACATATTATAAACGATGATGATGAAGAAGTTAAATATGTATTATCTACTTTAATTAAAGATTGGATTAAAATATTAGCACCATTTACACCACATACTTGTGAAGAATTATGGAATAAATATGGTGGAGAAGGATTTGTATCAGAAGCTTCATGGCCAGAATATGATGATAGTTTAATAGATGAAGAAATTGAAAAATCTGAAGAGCTTATTCAAAACCTTGTTAAAGATATTAATGAGATTAAAAAAATGGTTGATGAAGATGTAAATAAAATCCATATTTATCTTGCTCCAAAATGGAAATGGGATTTATATGAGATTGCTGATGAAATTGGAAAACCTGATATTGGTCAAATGATGGGTAAAGCAATTAAAGCTAATATTTACTCAGATAAAAAAGAAATAGCTAATACTGCTAAAAAAATTAGTCGTGAAATGACTAAAACAAAATATATTGGAAAAATAGATGAAGCAGCTATTTTAAATGATAGTAAAGCATATCTTGAGGAAGAATGTGGAAGTGAAGTAATTATACATACTGATGATTCATACGATCCACAAAACAAAGCAAGAAATGCTATGCCATATAAACCTGCTATATTCTTAGAATAG
- a CDS encoding cobalt-precorrin-7 (C(5))-methyltransferase: MSKLYIIGIGPGAKEYLTYKAVKTVEDVDIVIGSQRAINLFDNINKTIIFNVKNLHGNLEESVNLALNGKTVALLSTGDPGFSGLLSPILEISKEKNFNTNNIEVIPGISSLQLASAKSQIPWDKANIVTFHGRKNIKDILRIIDNGKPTIALPSRKVKDMAQYLIDNGVNPKRKVMVCERLSYPDEKIVKSTLKDISTSEFTYMCVIVIYTE, from the coding sequence ATGTCAAAATTATACATAATTGGTATTGGTCCAGGTGCAAAAGAGTATTTAACATACAAAGCTGTTAAAACTGTAGAAGATGTAGATATTGTAATAGGAAGTCAAAGAGCAATAAATCTTTTTGATAATATAAACAAAACAATAATATTTAATGTTAAAAATTTACATGGAAACCTTGAAGAAAGTGTTAATCTTGCATTAAATGGTAAAACTGTAGCACTATTATCTACAGGAGATCCTGGATTTTCAGGTCTTTTAAGTCCAATACTTGAAATTTCTAAAGAAAAAAATTTCAATACCAATAATATAGAAGTTATACCTGGAATAAGTTCACTTCAACTTGCAAGTGCAAAATCTCAGATTCCATGGGATAAAGCAAACATAGTAACTTTTCATGGAAGAAAAAATATTAAAGATATATTAAGAATCATTGATAATGGGAAACCAACAATAGCACTCCCATCTAGAAAAGTTAAAGATATGGCACAATATTTAATTGATAATGGAGTAAATCCTAAAAGAAAAGTTATGGTATGTGAAAGATTAAGTTATCCTGATGAAAAAATAGTTAAAAGTACTCTTAAAGATATAAGTACTTCTGAATTTACATATATGTGTGTAATAGTCATATATACTGAATAA
- a CDS encoding phage holin family protein, which produces MPEDYQPKVEKFSYKNFFLRTLIVWIGNIIGFLIIAPFKLGLTVDSITTAIIVVTIVGIVNAILWPIITRVFMPFFIYTFGAASLIFNGLFFWILNFFVPGFSIDGPATFLTPLCMAGVNTFLSGIITIDDNSSYYRAVTRDAIKLRRNNPMKKSKGMIIIEIDGLAYEILKEAIEKDYMPTLKSWIEIGSHHITEWETDLSSQTGASQAGILQGNNEGIVAYRWVEKENNNKIMTCGSFNDVNEIEKRISNGNGLLIKNGGSRCNLFSGDTDNVIFTLSKALNLQKMYNKAWVSVFANPSSFARICILFLEEIVIEIYSQIKHSIKNIRPRIRRSPIYTLTRAGTNVFLREVNTQSIILDMMVGNLDTIYATYLGYDEVAHHSGTRDEDSFNVLRKLDKQIDRIKNAMRYSERKYDIVIQSDHGQCNGATFKQRYGVSFEKFVRSLLPEDMKIYSVMGSNDKNDLKEVFIPLNRQKTYLENMYKDSLDYIEKYSPVQYKFKKPENSEVIVLGSGNLALIYLTQWPRRLYYEEIVEFFPNLIPGLVKNKYIGFILVNSSLNGPMVIGEEGIYYLNNGKIKGKNPLRGYGKNARYHLKRTNSFKHCPDILVNSFYDPETEEVCAFEELVGSHGGMGGPQTKPFIMHPSTWQIENEIIGAENLYKVLKREIEKLEKYEY; this is translated from the coding sequence ATGCCTGAGGATTATCAACCAAAAGTTGAAAAATTTTCATATAAAAATTTCTTTTTACGTACACTTATAGTTTGGATAGGAAATATAATTGGTTTTTTAATTATTGCACCATTTAAACTAGGATTAACTGTAGATAGTATTACTACTGCAATAATTGTAGTAACCATTGTAGGTATAGTAAATGCTATACTTTGGCCAATTATTACACGAGTATTTATGCCATTTTTTATATACACCTTTGGAGCAGCATCACTTATTTTTAATGGATTATTCTTTTGGATACTTAATTTTTTTGTTCCAGGATTTTCAATAGATGGACCAGCTACATTTTTAACACCATTATGTATGGCTGGAGTAAATACATTTCTTTCAGGAATAATTACTATTGATGATAATAGTTCCTATTATCGTGCAGTTACAAGAGATGCAATAAAACTTAGAAGAAATAATCCAATGAAAAAATCTAAAGGTATGATTATTATTGAAATTGATGGATTAGCTTATGAAATTTTAAAAGAAGCAATAGAAAAAGATTATATGCCAACTCTTAAATCTTGGATTGAAATAGGTAGCCATCATATTACAGAATGGGAAACAGATCTTTCTAGTCAAACTGGAGCAAGTCAGGCAGGAATACTTCAAGGAAACAATGAAGGTATTGTTGCATATAGATGGGTTGAAAAAGAAAACAATAATAAAATTATGACTTGTGGAAGTTTTAATGATGTTAATGAAATAGAAAAAAGAATATCAAATGGAAATGGATTACTTATTAAAAATGGTGGAAGTCGTTGTAATTTATTCTCTGGAGATACAGATAATGTAATATTTACATTATCAAAAGCATTGAACTTACAAAAAATGTATAATAAAGCATGGGTATCTGTATTTGCAAATCCAAGTAGTTTTGCACGTATATGTATTCTTTTCTTAGAAGAAATCGTTATAGAAATATACTCACAAATTAAACATTCTATTAAAAATATTAGACCTAGAATAAGAAGAAGTCCAATATATACACTTACACGTGCAGGAACTAATGTTTTCCTAAGAGAGGTAAATACACAAAGTATTATTTTAGATATGATGGTTGGAAATCTAGACACAATATATGCAACTTATCTTGGGTATGATGAAGTTGCACATCATTCTGGAACAAGAGATGAAGATTCTTTTAATGTTCTTAGGAAACTAGATAAACAAATTGATCGTATAAAAAATGCTATGAGATATTCTGAAAGAAAATATGATATTGTGATTCAATCAGATCATGGTCAATGTAATGGAGCTACCTTTAAACAAAGATATGGGGTAAGTTTTGAAAAATTTGTAAGAAGTTTACTTCCAGAAGATATGAAAATATATAGTGTAATGGGATCAAATGATAAAAATGATTTAAAAGAAGTATTTATTCCATTAAATAGACAAAAAACATATTTAGAAAACATGTATAAAGATAGCCTTGATTACATTGAAAAATATAGTCCAGTACAGTATAAATTTAAAAAACCTGAAAACTCAGAAGTAATAGTACTTGGTTCAGGAAATCTTGCATTAATTTATCTTACACAATGGCCTAGAAGATTATATTATGAAGAAATTGTAGAATTCTTCCCTAATTTAATTCCAGGTCTTGTTAAAAATAAGTATATTGGATTTATACTTGTAAATTCAAGTCTTAATGGACCAATGGTAATTGGAGAAGAAGGAATATATTATCTTAATAATGGAAAAATCAAAGGAAAAAATCCATTGAGAGGATATGGTAAAAATGCAAGATATCATCTTAAACGTACTAATTCATTTAAACATTGTCCTGATATACTTGTAAATAGTTTTTATGACCCTGAAACTGAAGAAGTATGTGCATTTGAAGAGTTAGTAGGTAGTCATGGAGGTATGGGTGGACCTCAAACAAAACCATTTATTATGCATCCAAGTACATGGCAAATAGAAAATGAAATCATTGGTGCAGAAAATCTTTATAAAGTTCTTAAAAGAGAAATAGAAAAATTAGAAAAATATGAATATTAA